In a genomic window of Pseudochaenichthys georgianus unplaced genomic scaffold, fPseGeo1.2 scaffold_1647_arrow_ctg1, whole genome shotgun sequence:
- the LOC139433265 gene encoding keratin-associated protein 10-10-like has protein sequence MLDAAPSLSAACLQSVCSLSAVCLQPVCSLSAVCLQPVCSLSASVCSLSAVCLEPLCSLSAVCLQPVCSLSAVCLQPLCSLSAVCLQPVCSLSAALSAVCLQPLSSLSAACLQPLSSLSAACLQPVCSLSAASSAACLQPLCSLSAASLQPLCSLSAVCLQPLCSLSAASLQPLCSLSAAEMFYHSDPNLSGASS, from the exons ATGCTGGACGCAGCCCCAAG TCTGTCTGCAGCCTGTCTGCAGTCTGTCTGCAGTCTGTCTGCAGTCTGTCTGCAGCCTGTCTGCAGTCTGTCTGCAGTCTGTCTGCAGCCTGTCTGCAGCCTGTCTGCA TCTGTCTGCAGCCTGTCTGCAGTCTGTCTGGAGCCTCTCTGCAGTCTGTCTGCAGTCTGTCTGCAGCCTGTCTGCAGCCTCTCTGCAGTCTGTCTGCAGCCTCTCTGCAGTCTGTCTGCAGTCTGTCTGCAGCCTGTCTGCAGTCTGTCTGCAGCCCTGTCTGCAGTCTGTCTGCAGCCTCTCAGCAGTCTGTCTGCAGCCTGTCTGCAGCCTCTCAGCAGTCTGTCTGCAGCCTGTCTGCAGCCTGTCTGCAGCCTCTCTGCAGCCTCGTCTGCAGCCTGTCTGCAGCCTCTCTGCAGCCTCTCTGCAGCCTCTCTGCAGCCTCTCTGCAGCCTCTCTGCAGTCTGTCTGCAGCCTCTCTGCAGCCTCTCTGCAGCCTCTCTGCAGCCTCTCTGCAGTCTGTCTGCTGCAGAGATGTTTTATCACTCTGATCCGAACCTCTCTGGAGCTTCATCCTGA